GCAAAGAGCTTTGTGGTGGAACTCATGCCGGCAATACAGGTGAAATTGGCCTTTTCAAGATAATATCAGAGACTTCCGTATCTGCTGGAACCAGAAGAATAGAGGCTGTAACAGGTCTGAATTCTCTCCAACTGGTCAGAAGGCTCTTCGATAGAGAAAAGCATTTCCGTGAATTGCTGGAGGTGCCCGAAGAATCTCTTGTCCAGAGACTGCAGAATCTCGTAATCGATTTAAGAGCTAAAGATAAGGAAATAATGCGCCTGAAAGAGCGCCTCCTATCGGGAGATGCCAGTAAGGATGACCTAAGGAAAGAGGTCGAAGGTGTAAGGGTGCTTGTGAGAAGGGTAAAAGGGGCCCCGTCGAACGTCTTGAGAAATAGTGCAGACGTATTGCTCGGAAAGGAAGGTGGTGGAATCGTCATTATCTTCAACGAGGTTGACGACTCCGTGTCCTTCGTGGTAAAGGTTGAAAAGAGCCTCACAGACAGATTCAAAGCCGGCGAGATCGCCGGAAAGATAGCCAGAGAGCTGGGCGGGGGCGGCGGCGGTAAGCCGGAATTCGCACAGGCTGGAGGAAAGGATGTCGGAAAACTCCAGAGAGTTATCAACGGAATCGATGAATATATCCGATGAAAGGTCCGGGGAAAAACTCCCGGACGTTCTTTTTCAGACGTTTGCCGATCCCGAGCGGCTTTCGCTAGATAGTCTTTCGTATGTCGGAGATGCAGTTTACACGCTTTTCTTCAGGCTAAGCACTCTATCGAGAGCTCATAGAAGAGCTGGGGTTCAGCACGACATAGTAAGCGAATACGTAAGCGCCCGGGGCCAACACAGGGCGCTTGAGATATTGATGCCATTGCTGACCAAAGAAGAGAAAAGCCTTGTCAGAAGGGGTTACAACTCCAGGGGGGCCAAGAAACACGGGGATGATGAAGATTACAGAATGGCTACCGCGCTTGAAGCCCTGGTCGGTTATCTTTATCTGAAAGGTGAACTCGGCCATCTCAGAGAATTACTTGAAAGGGTGGTTTAATGTATCTCCACGGAAGAAATGTACTGAAAGAGCTACTCGGTCTGAGAAATAGTAATATAAAAGTGAAAAGAGTCCTCTTCACCGATCAAAAGAATGTCGATAGCCAGCTGGAGCACCTGATAAAAGAGACCAGGGATAAGGGTCTTCGTGTAGAGATCCTTTCACCGGAAAAGTTAACCAACCTGTCTAGGGAGAAAAAGCACCAGGGCGTCGTGATCGAACTGAAGGAGTTTCCATATACCGACGCCGACGCTTTTCTTAATGACTCTAGCCCTTCAAAGAAATCTACACTAGTTCTTCTGGATCAGGTTCAAGATCCGCACAACCTGGGAGCGATAATCAGAACTTCTGTCGCCGCCGGAGTCGATGCCATAGCGATCACAACGAGTAACTCGGCTGAGATTACTCCGGCCGTTGTTAAAGTCTCGGCCGGACTTGTCTTCAAGATTCCGGTAATACCTGTGGGTAATCTTGCCCGGTTCCAGGAGAAACTAAAGGGAAACGGATACTGGATCTACGCGACGGACATGTCCGGTGTGGCCTATTACGAGGTGGAGTACAACGATAAAGTGGCCATGATTTTTGGAAACGAGGGAAAGGGTGTTAGAAGACTGGTGAAAGAGAGGAGTGATCTGCTGGTGTCTATCCCGATGGAAAAGACGGTTGATTCACTCAATGTAGCCGCTTCGGCGGCTATCCTCTTGTTTGACAGAAGACGGCGGATAATTATTGGGGAGAGATCTCAACTGTCAACGACCCCCGGCTAAAGCCGGGAGCTAGTAGCTCAGGTTGACTAGTCTAAGTGTTTCGGACACTGTTACCGGCAAATGTATAGGCACCGTAGGATGCGTTCCCAAGTCTTACGCTCTGCGGTTAGTGGTTAAACAGTTCTGATAGGTAGGGACAGTGCTGCTAACGAGAAACTGTCGGATAACATTGGCGATGGGAGAATTACTCCGTAAGGAGGTGGGCTATATGTTAGTCTACGTTATTAACAGGCACGGGAAACCGCTAATGCCCTGTAAGCCGCAGAAAGCAAGGAAGCTATTGAAAGAACAGAAGTCTAAACCGCTATTATGCGAAAGGAGGGAAGCGTCATTCCTCACCGCGCTGAAGCACGGTGTCTCCTGACGCTGTTTAGATGATCAGGATTCATGAATTACCGGGTGAAGTCGTAAGGAAGATCGCCGCGGGCGAAGTCGTTACCGGTTGCTACTCGGTGTTGAAAGAACTGGTAGAAAACAGCATCGATGCAGGTGCATCGTTTGTAGAGATTGAGATAAGATCCGGTGGAAAAGAGTACATAAAGGTGCGCGACAACGGTACCGGGATGACGCTCGAAGAGGCCAGGCTCTCTTTGAAACCCCACACAACGAGCAAGATCGCGACAATAGAAGATCTCGATTCTCTTTCGACCTTCGGCTTCAGGGGCGAGGCGCTTTCCACCATCGCTTCCGTTTCAAGAATGTTGCTCTCCACTGTGGGTGTTGAGGACACTCTGGGAGTGACACTGGAAGTTACGGCCGGAGAAGTGATCGGAGAAAAATTCTTCAACGGAGCCAGGGGTACCACAGTCGAAGTCTTCGATCTTCTCTTCAACACGCCTGCCAGAAGGAAATTTCTTAAATCTGTCTCTATCGAGGGGCGGATGGTCACCGAGATGATGCAAAGATTCATATTATCCTTTCATAGTGTTGATTTCTTATACATACGCGACGGTCAGAAAGTTTATGACACAAGGGGGCTGACAGGTATCGAAGATCGTGTCTTGATGATCTACCCCGAACTTTCAAGGAGAGACTTACTGCCGTTCAAAGAAGAGACTCGCGAGATGAGAATCGAAGGACTAGTCACACTCCCGGTAAGGACGAAACGCAATAGAATGGGAGAGAACATTTTCGTGAACGGCAGGTATGTGAGGCAGTTCGAACTCAACTACGCCCTCGAGAGAGGGTACGGAGAGGCCTTGGAGAAGGGGAACTTCCCTTTCGCGGTCGTTTTTATTCAGATAGATCCGGTCGAGGTAGATGTCAACATCCACCCGCAGAAACTAGAGGTGAAGTTCGCATCTCCGGCGACGATTCTTGAAGGTCTTAAAAGAGCGGTGAGGTCCGCGATAAGAAATGCCGGGAGTTTCTCTATTGACATTCGTCCTCCATCAATCGGCGGAGAAGAATCTAGGTCAGAAGAGAGAGATGAACCTAAAATTCGTTATAGAGAGAAAGCTTTTCCGACAGATAGAACGGACAGAATGAGTGATGAGGTAAAAGAGCCTTCCTGGAGAAACTACGACAGAAACGAGAGCATACCCGTGAGTTTGGAACGAAGGATTTTCAGACCCTACATCGAATCGAGAAAGGACGAAGCTCTTAAAAAAAGTGTTGAGGACAGAACCGACTTTCTCGGTGTCCTCGGAGAGAGGTACATACTGGTAGAATCGGGGGAAGGACTGTTGATCATCGATCAACACGCCGCCCACGAAAGAATCCTGTACGAAAGATTGAAGGAGAAGATGGTTATAGATTCTCAAAATCTACTCGTACCCGTCGAACTCTCTTTCGAGTCAGAAAGGAAGGAACTTCTCACACTGAAAAGAGAGAGGATAGAACAACTCGGCTTTAATTTCAGGTTCGAGGGTGATAAAATTCTGTTAGTGGCGATACCCCAGTTACTTCCAGTTGAAAGTGCGGCAGAAACTCTCGGGGAAGTGATTGACGAATTACGTCTGGAAGGACTCGAAGAACCGGAAAGGGTCTTCGATAACCTTCTCGCGACGATCGCCTGTAAATCGGCCATAAGAACTGGAGACAAGCTTGACATAGGACAGGCGAGGGAACTTTTCGAAGAGCTTAGGAAAAGGCAGTTGCTCGTCTGTCCCCATGGAAGACCGATATCCATGGTAATAAGACAGGAAGATCTGGACAGGTATTTCTCCAGATAGTTCCTATGACATTGTAACTCCGTATCAAGGGAAACCGGTGAGAATCCGGTACGGTCCCGCCACTGTGAACGGTTACGAAATCCACAAGGTGCCACTGGGAAACCGGGAAGGCGTGGAGATTAGGTTGAGCCGTGAGTCAGGAGACCTGAGCAGAGTTGAGATATCACCATCCTTCCGAGGCAGAAGGATGGTGAAATTCCTTGCAAAAAGGGGAGAGTTTTAATGAAAAAACTGGTTCTGGTGTTATCGGTTCTACTTGCGATCTCTACGGTTATGACCATCGAACTGGTCGATGACCTTGGACGTCTCGTTTCGATCGATAAGACTCCCGGGAGAGTCGTGATCGCCTCTCCTGCGATAACCTACTATCTGGAACTTCTGGACGTCACGCACACCATAGTAGGCGTAACCGATTGGGACTCTTTCGCCCTTTCGAGGGAGGTTACCAAAATAGGAAATCTCACCCCTCTCAACCTCGAAATGGTTCTATCCCTTGAACCTGATCTAGTACTCATCTCTGGGGGCATTCAGGAAGTCGAAGTGGAAAAGCTCGAGAGAATGGGGGTCAATGTGTTCGTGGTAAATCCTAACTCTTTCGAAGATATCTACCGCAATCTTACCGTTCTCGGCAATATCTTCGCGATTCCCGAGCGAGGAAGAAAAGTGGCCACCGATTTCAGAAACGGGGTGCTTGAAGTTGCCAAAGACGTTTACAACGTTCCTCAGGAGGAAAGGCCGAAGGTGATGTACATAATGATCGCCGGTTCTGTGAGTGATATATGGACCTGCGGTACCGGTTCATTTGTGAACCAGGCAATAGCATACGCCGGAGGTGCCAACGTTGCAGCACCTTACAGCGGCAACAACGGGTGGTTCCCCGTTAGCCCGGAATTCGTTCTCAATACGCAGCCGGATGTAATCCTGGTTCCCTACTATTACGAGGGGGGACAGCGCGAAGCTGTAGAGATGATAACGTCCTATAAACCTTTCGCCGAAGTCCCGGCAGTTAAAAATGGGAGGGTATACCCTATCTCAGATTCGCTTACGGCTTACGCCAACCCCAGATTCATAGATCTCGTAAAGACTCTGAAGGAGTATTTTTATTGAAGAAGATACTGCTTTTCATATCGATAGCCGCGGCATCCCTTATTGGGATGCTGTGGTCGTCGAGTTTTGGAACCGTTAAGTACTCGATGGTTGAAGTCTTTCAGATGATTTCTGGAAATCTAACTGGATCGCGTGCGAATATCTACATGAATCTGCGCCTTCCCAGACTTCTCGTTGCCTTTCTCATAGGTTCAGGATTGGCTGTTGGCGGAAACGGTCTGCAGCTAACGTTGAAGAACCCTCTTGCTGATCCGTACATAATAGGCATATCGGCAGGGGCTTCTTTTGGCGCCGTCTTCTCCTTATTCATAAAGGAGATGAGTAGGACTACCATCAATATAGATCTGATGGCCTTTATTTTCGCCGTCTTTTCAGCTTTTTTGACTTACACCATTTCGCGCAGGGGTGGGCGGATTCCTATAACGACCCTTGTGCTGTCTGGCGTGATCGTCTCCTCGCTTTTCAACGCGGCCGTGACCTTCCTGGTGGTTTTCGCATGGCGAAACGTTATAACGCTTCACTTTTGGTCACTCGGTTCACTCTCAGGAGTCACGTGGGGAGATGTTTTAAAGCTGCTACCTGCGACCCTCTTCCAGTACGCCGTGTTCACCGTGATCAGGAGAAAGATGTTGATTCTGGCAACGGGAGAGGAACACGCGATAACGGTTGGGGTAAACCCTGAGAGAATAAAGTTCGTTGTCTTCTTCACGGTTTCGATCGTCTCGGCGATAGCGGTGTCCACGGCCGGATTGATAGGTTTCGTGGGCTTGGTAATTCCACACATTGTGCGACTGGCCTTCGGTACGGACAACAGGCTGAACCTTCCGGCAACGGCGCTGCTGGGTGGCTTTTTTCTTATCGTTTGCGATACCTTCGCCAGGACACTCTTTCAGCCAACCGAATTGCCAATCGGGGCCGTTACGGCTCTTGTGGGCGCTCCCGTTTTCATCTACCT
This portion of the Mesotoga infera genome encodes:
- a CDS encoding Mini-ribonuclease 3 — protein: MSENSRELSTESMNISDERSGEKLPDVLFQTFADPERLSLDSLSYVGDAVYTLFFRLSTLSRAHRRAGVQHDIVSEYVSARGQHRALEILMPLLTKEEKSLVRRGYNSRGAKKHGDDEDYRMATALEALVGYLYLKGELGHLRELLERVV
- the rlmB gene encoding 23S rRNA (guanosine(2251)-2'-O)-methyltransferase RlmB, whose protein sequence is MYLHGRNVLKELLGLRNSNIKVKRVLFTDQKNVDSQLEHLIKETRDKGLRVEILSPEKLTNLSREKKHQGVVIELKEFPYTDADAFLNDSSPSKKSTLVLLDQVQDPHNLGAIIRTSVAAGVDAIAITTSNSAEITPAVVKVSAGLVFKIPVIPVGNLARFQEKLKGNGYWIYATDMSGVAYYEVEYNDKVAMIFGNEGKGVRRLVKERSDLLVSIPMEKTVDSLNVAASAAILLFDRRRRIIIGERSQLSTTPG
- a CDS encoding RRXRR domain-containing protein; this translates as MLVYVINRHGKPLMPCKPQKARKLLKEQKSKPLLCERREASFLTALKHGVS
- the mutL gene encoding DNA mismatch repair endonuclease MutL, which codes for MIRIHELPGEVVRKIAAGEVVTGCYSVLKELVENSIDAGASFVEIEIRSGGKEYIKVRDNGTGMTLEEARLSLKPHTTSKIATIEDLDSLSTFGFRGEALSTIASVSRMLLSTVGVEDTLGVTLEVTAGEVIGEKFFNGARGTTVEVFDLLFNTPARRKFLKSVSIEGRMVTEMMQRFILSFHSVDFLYIRDGQKVYDTRGLTGIEDRVLMIYPELSRRDLLPFKEETREMRIEGLVTLPVRTKRNRMGENIFVNGRYVRQFELNYALERGYGEALEKGNFPFAVVFIQIDPVEVDVNIHPQKLEVKFASPATILEGLKRAVRSAIRNAGSFSIDIRPPSIGGEESRSEERDEPKIRYREKAFPTDRTDRMSDEVKEPSWRNYDRNESIPVSLERRIFRPYIESRKDEALKKSVEDRTDFLGVLGERYILVESGEGLLIIDQHAAHERILYERLKEKMVIDSQNLLVPVELSFESERKELLTLKRERIEQLGFNFRFEGDKILLVAIPQLLPVESAAETLGEVIDELRLEGLEEPERVFDNLLATIACKSAIRTGDKLDIGQARELFEELRKRQLLVCPHGRPISMVIRQEDLDRYFSR
- a CDS encoding ABC transporter substrate-binding protein; translation: MKKLVLVLSVLLAISTVMTIELVDDLGRLVSIDKTPGRVVIASPAITYYLELLDVTHTIVGVTDWDSFALSREVTKIGNLTPLNLEMVLSLEPDLVLISGGIQEVEVEKLERMGVNVFVVNPNSFEDIYRNLTVLGNIFAIPERGRKVATDFRNGVLEVAKDVYNVPQEERPKVMYIMIAGSVSDIWTCGTGSFVNQAIAYAGGANVAAPYSGNNGWFPVSPEFVLNTQPDVILVPYYYEGGQREAVEMITSYKPFAEVPAVKNGRVYPISDSLTAYANPRFIDLVKTLKEYFY
- a CDS encoding FecCD family ABC transporter permease, whose translation is MKKILLFISIAAASLIGMLWSSSFGTVKYSMVEVFQMISGNLTGSRANIYMNLRLPRLLVAFLIGSGLAVGGNGLQLTLKNPLADPYIIGISAGASFGAVFSLFIKEMSRTTINIDLMAFIFAVFSAFLTYTISRRGGRIPITTLVLSGVIVSSLFNAAVTFLVVFAWRNVITLHFWSLGSLSGVTWGDVLKLLPATLFQYAVFTVIRRKMLILATGEEHAITVGVNPERIKFVVFFTVSIVSAIAVSTAGLIGFVGLVIPHIVRLAFGTDNRLNLPATALLGGFFLIVCDTFARTLFQPTELPIGAVTALVGAPVFIYLLRSKEVVRNG